A stretch of the Candidatus Curtissbacteria bacterium genome encodes the following:
- a CDS encoding type II toxin-antitoxin system death-on-curing family toxin encodes MKFLTPQNIIQIHFELVEATGGLQGLRDLGLLESAVLRSRASFGGKDLYPNLVLKAAALVHSLLLNHVFVDGNKRTATISMIEFLLLNGKSFKATNKEIVIFALWVENKKPTIEEIADWIKEHLK; translated from the coding sequence GTGAAGTTTTTAACGCCACAAAATATTATCCAAATCCATTTTGAATTAGTCGAGGCAACCGGTGGTTTACAAGGGCTTCGCGATCTAGGCCTTTTAGAATCTGCGGTCTTAAGATCACGAGCAAGCTTTGGGGGGAAAGATCTTTATCCAAACCTAGTCCTAAAAGCAGCAGCTCTTGTTCATTCCTTACTTCTAAATCATGTATTTGTAGACGGCAATAAAAGAACCGCAACGATTTCGATGATTGAGTTTTTGTTACTAAACGGCAAAAGCTTTAAGGCGACAAACAAAGAGATCGTTATCTTCGCTCTTTGGGTCGAAAACAAAAAACCTACGATTGAAGAAATCGCTGACTGGATAAAAGAACATTTGAAATAA
- a CDS encoding AbrB/MazE/SpoVT family DNA-binding domain-containing protein: MIQKTFQVGNSVAVTIPKKVLEEKGIKVGDPVNFSVDPVFTADREIHDLTKKLIDQYRPALEELASK, from the coding sequence ATGATCCAAAAAACTTTTCAGGTCGGCAATTCTGTTGCCGTGACTATCCCGAAGAAAGTTCTTGAAGAAAAAGGTATCAAAGTAGGCGATCCTGTAAATTTCTCTGTAGATCCAGTTTTTACTGCTGATCGTGAAATCCACGATCTGACGAAAAAGTTGATAGATCAATACCGACCGGCCCTCGAAGAACTCGCTTCAAAGTGA
- the metG gene encoding methionine--tRNA ligase, protein MNRIYVTTAIPYVNAAPHIGFALETVQADAIVRFYRAQGWDVLFSSGTDENSLKNVQAAKAEGLKVQELVDKYARQFENLKDALNLSWDVFNRTSQKHHFEGAQKFWSLCRSEDIYKKKYRGLYCVGCEAFYTAAEIADGKCPDGHSNIEEIEEENYFFKLSNYQKFLEDLISKDKLKIVPRTKKHEVLSFIKGGLEDFSISRSVERARGWGVPVPGDESQVMYVWFDALTTYLTALGFGTDDDLYKKYWVENPNRLHVIGKGIIRFHAVYWPAILASAGIKLPTEEFVHGYITVEGQKISKTLGNVIDPFDLVEKFGVEAVRYYLLREIPSWGDGDFSITRFKDLYNGELANGIGNLVARVARLAADTNLSLPEKKNFTFKKAVSDNLKTFRFDQAIMALWNEVSILDKKINDEKPWELEGEELKKSITPIAQEIREIAFNLSPFLPQTSGKILNQFTGRISAEKPIFPRI, encoded by the coding sequence ATGAACAGAATTTATGTGACTACGGCTATTCCGTATGTAAATGCTGCGCCGCACATTGGGTTTGCCCTGGAAACAGTGCAGGCAGACGCAATCGTACGGTTTTACCGTGCACAGGGATGGGATGTATTGTTTTCTTCCGGAACAGACGAAAACAGTCTTAAAAATGTACAGGCGGCGAAAGCAGAAGGACTAAAAGTTCAGGAACTGGTCGACAAATACGCAAGGCAGTTTGAAAATCTAAAAGATGCGCTTAATCTTTCATGGGACGTTTTTAATAGAACTAGCCAAAAACATCATTTTGAGGGAGCACAAAAATTCTGGAGTTTATGCCGGAGCGAAGATATATATAAAAAGAAGTATCGTGGCCTTTACTGCGTTGGGTGCGAAGCGTTTTATACGGCAGCCGAGATCGCGGATGGTAAATGTCCTGATGGACATTCGAACATAGAGGAAATCGAGGAAGAAAATTATTTTTTTAAACTTTCAAATTACCAAAAGTTCCTTGAGGATCTAATTTCTAAAGATAAACTGAAAATTGTTCCCCGGACCAAAAAGCATGAGGTTCTTTCCTTTATTAAAGGTGGGCTTGAGGATTTCAGCATCTCGAGGTCTGTCGAGAGAGCGAGGGGTTGGGGTGTTCCTGTTCCAGGAGATGAATCTCAAGTGATGTACGTTTGGTTCGACGCGCTGACTACTTATTTAACTGCTCTAGGGTTTGGAACAGACGACGATTTATACAAAAAATATTGGGTGGAAAACCCTAACCGTCTGCATGTAATTGGTAAAGGGATAATAAGATTCCACGCAGTTTATTGGCCGGCAATACTTGCTTCTGCTGGGATAAAACTTCCGACAGAAGAATTTGTTCACGGATATATAACCGTTGAAGGGCAAAAGATTTCGAAAACTTTGGGGAATGTAATTGACCCATTTGATTTGGTAGAAAAATTTGGGGTTGAAGCAGTCAGGTACTACTTGTTGCGCGAGATTCCGTCTTGGGGAGACGGAGATTTTTCGATCACTAGATTTAAGGATTTGTATAACGGAGAACTCGCTAACGGAATTGGTAATTTGGTGGCGAGAGTTGCAAGACTTGCAGCAGACACAAATCTGAGTTTGCCGGAAAAAAAGAATTTTACATTTAAAAAAGCAGTTTCTGATAATCTTAAAACCTTTCGGTTCGACCAGGCAATAATGGCTCTTTGGAATGAGGTCTCGATTTTGGATAAGAAAATTAACGACGAAAAGCCTTGGGAGTTAGAAGGCGAAGAGCTTAAAAAATCCATTACCCCGATAGCGCAAGAGATAAGAGAAATCGCGTTTAATCTTTCGCCATTCTTGCCTCAAACGAGTGGGAAAATTTTGAATCAATTCACCGGAAGAATTTCCGCAGAAAAACCAATTTTCCCAAGGATTTAA
- a CDS encoding TatD family hydrolase: protein MKLIDTHAHLDLPAGRQVSDLDGWLSRAKEAGVGKIICVGTSIDASKKCIEIAEKHSDEDLEIFASCGIHPEDGKDDIKKYGHSSVILRSEATPESDSGQALRLRSGPIKGREFTESARMTDSLAGCMAELKKVAQSSKKVVAIGECGLDYRLTTDNEQLTTDEEKEFQRKLFKDQIKLAADLNLPLIIHCRNGWDEIFDLLTINDRQSPAVLANAAGLQQSTLKGVFHSWTGDWTAAEKALGLGFYISFSGILTFRNAPLIQEVARKVPLERAVVETDSPFLSPEPLRGKKNEPKNVRITIEFLAELRNTSLEEIADVTARNAEKLFGLS from the coding sequence ATGAAATTAATTGATACTCATGCCCATTTGGACCTGCCTGCCGGCAGGCAGGTTTCTGATTTGGATGGGTGGCTTTCGCGTGCAAAAGAAGCAGGAGTTGGAAAAATAATTTGTGTGGGGACTTCGATTGATGCTTCTAAAAAGTGTATCGAGATCGCGGAAAAACATTCAGATGAAGACTTAGAGATTTTTGCCAGCTGCGGGATTCACCCGGAAGATGGAAAAGACGACATTAAAAAATATGGCCACTCCTCTGTCATTCTGAGGAGCGAAGCGACTCCAGAATCAGATTCTGGACAAGCCCTTCGACTTCGCTCAGGGCCTATCAAGGGCCGTGAGTTTACCGAATCGGCCAGAATGACGGATAGTCTGGCTGGTTGCATGGCTGAGTTAAAAAAGGTAGCTCAATCGTCGAAAAAAGTTGTGGCAATTGGAGAGTGCGGATTGGATTACCGTTTAACAACTGACAACGAACAACTGACAACTGACGAAGAGAAAGAGTTTCAGAGAAAGCTTTTTAAAGACCAGATAAAACTCGCAGCTGATCTGAATTTACCTTTAATTATTCATTGCCGTAATGGCTGGGATGAAATATTCGACCTATTAACAATTAACGATAGACAGAGTCCTGCGGTCCTCGCTAACGCTGCGGGCTTACAACAATCAACACTAAAGGGCGTTTTTCACTCCTGGACTGGAGACTGGACTGCTGCCGAAAAAGCGCTCGGTTTGGGTTTTTACATTTCTTTTTCTGGAATTTTAACTTTTCGGAACGCTCCTCTTATCCAAGAGGTCGCAAGAAAGGTGCCGCTTGAAAGGGCTGTTGTGGAAACGGATTCCCCTTTCCTTTCGCCAGAACCTTTGCGCGGCAAGAAAAATGAACCTAAAAATGTTAGAATTACAATCGAGTTTCTAGCCGAACTGCGAAATACTTCCCTTGAAGAAATTGCTGACGTGACGGCTCGAAATGCCGAAAAGTTATTCGGGTTAAGTTAG
- a CDS encoding glycosyltransferase family 2 protein: MVKQFVERYDRQVHRFLEILPGTFSWSLILFPVWGSFWIPHYVAYYIILFDILWFYKSGSLAITSVMSHLKLNAAKRYNWLSDAKKQPGFNKLHHLIVIPTYKEPLHTIEKGLESLANQDVPKSAISVILAFEEREGDDAKEKAKALVKKFEKRFANLLVSYHPDIAGEVKGKSSNEAHAGKYAKRVLVNEQKRDINYITVTSKDADGIFHEKFLSCLSYKFLSDESGRHLTFWQPVILFYNNIWRVPVPIRVMNSLSSVWQTGQNSRTDRLINYSMYSLSLKLLDDVGYWDVDVIPEDYRIFFKSYFAKDGKVDVDPIFLPAMADAAESTTYIKSLTNFYEQEKRWAWGVSDDAYIIKKWLTHSHIPFWQRTVRVFKVLEDHFLWPVNWFAITLGATIPVLLNPVFAQTVMGQNLPRISFGILSVCWVFLAIILIVDFRQRPKREGQVSFIKKAVMPLEFALMPVVTFIFTALPGIDAHTRLMLGKYLEYRVTEKV, from the coding sequence ATGGTTAAACAGTTCGTTGAACGGTACGACCGTCAAGTTCATAGGTTCTTGGAAATTTTACCTGGGACCTTTTCGTGGAGTTTAATTTTATTTCCCGTTTGGGGCTCTTTCTGGATTCCTCATTACGTTGCTTATTACATAATACTTTTTGACATTTTGTGGTTTTACAAATCGGGATCTTTGGCGATAACTTCTGTAATGTCCCACTTAAAATTGAATGCCGCTAAAAGATACAACTGGCTTTCGGACGCAAAAAAGCAGCCGGGATTTAATAAGCTGCATCATCTGATTGTTATTCCAACATACAAAGAACCTCTCCATACAATAGAAAAGGGGCTTGAATCTCTGGCTAATCAAGACGTTCCCAAAAGCGCGATTTCGGTAATTCTTGCTTTTGAAGAACGAGAGGGAGATGACGCGAAAGAAAAAGCAAAGGCGCTTGTTAAAAAGTTCGAAAAGAGATTTGCAAACCTTTTGGTTTCTTATCACCCCGATATTGCGGGAGAAGTTAAAGGAAAATCGAGTAACGAGGCGCATGCCGGGAAATACGCGAAAAGGGTTTTAGTAAATGAGCAAAAAAGAGACATAAATTACATTACAGTGACTTCAAAGGACGCTGACGGGATATTCCACGAAAAGTTCTTGTCTTGTCTTTCTTATAAATTCTTATCCGATGAAAGCGGGAGGCATCTTACTTTTTGGCAGCCGGTCATTCTTTTTTACAATAATATTTGGAGAGTCCCAGTTCCGATACGAGTGATGAACAGTTTAAGTTCCGTTTGGCAAACTGGTCAGAACAGTAGAACGGACAGGCTTATTAACTATTCTATGTACTCGCTTTCTCTAAAGCTTTTGGACGATGTTGGTTATTGGGACGTAGATGTTATTCCCGAAGATTATAGAATTTTCTTCAAGAGCTATTTTGCAAAAGACGGTAAAGTAGATGTTGACCCGATATTTTTGCCCGCGATGGCAGATGCCGCGGAATCAACGACGTATATAAAGTCGCTAACCAATTTTTACGAACAGGAAAAAAGGTGGGCTTGGGGAGTAAGTGACGACGCTTACATTATTAAAAAATGGTTAACGCATAGCCACATTCCTTTCTGGCAAAGAACAGTCAGGGTTTTTAAGGTCTTGGAAGATCACTTTCTTTGGCCGGTTAATTGGTTCGCGATAACGTTGGGGGCGACAATTCCTGTTCTTTTGAACCCTGTTTTCGCGCAAACTGTGATGGGACAAAATCTGCCGAGGATTTCTTTCGGGATACTTTCTGTCTGTTGGGTATTTTTGGCGATTATCTTAATTGTTGATTTTAGGCAGAGACCAAAAAGAGAAGGGCAGGTTTCTTTTATTAAAAAGGCAGTTATGCCTCTTGAATTTGCCCTGATGCCTGTTGTGACATTTATATTCACCGCCCTGCCGGGGATCGACGCTCATACAAGGCTGATGCTTGGAAAATACTTGGAATATAGGGTCACGGAAAAAGTATAG
- a CDS encoding glycosyl hydrolase family 18 protein translates to MPTVLSDPLRRKFTASLMWGIFGALILGVFFLGLFLTNNSQGFKKFISPIVERESPYEVFGFAPFWTLSKMDNIDWDVLTTFAYFSLPLNADGTIDKNSHEWSVFEGDKLSSLFQKAKNHQVKRVVTLTQMDASTIEVFLENPEAWNKLAYESVDVIKSRDLDGVNIDIEYIPSNNHLKDQFSQFVQIYSGILNKNLDDPYITVSVLASSARFNRIYDVGKLAEATDGVFMMAYDFYYPGSETIGPSAPLYGYNGGKGPFWYDVSTAVDDFLKVASADKIIMGVPYYGWTYPAAAEAAPKSDRNLGLKAFATTLEKAQNNKLLSTTPIGGWDSQAQVAWRGYWDDNGWHVVYMEDEKSLSIKYDFAKEKKLAGVGMWALGFDADSDNMWSVLAGKFDDEFLSSNNTNQSWIF, encoded by the coding sequence ATGCCAACTGTTCTTTCTGATCCTCTCCGGCGTAAGTTTACCGCTTCCCTCATGTGGGGAATTTTTGGGGCCCTAATTTTAGGGGTCTTTTTTTTAGGTCTTTTTTTGACCAACAACAGCCAGGGGTTTAAAAAATTCATCTCTCCGATTGTGGAGCGAGAATCTCCTTATGAAGTTTTTGGGTTTGCTCCATTTTGGACCTTATCCAAGATGGACAACATTGATTGGGACGTTTTAACAACCTTTGCTTATTTTTCTCTGCCATTGAATGCTGACGGGACAATCGACAAAAATTCACATGAGTGGAGCGTTTTCGAGGGTGATAAATTAAGTTCTCTGTTCCAGAAGGCAAAAAACCATCAGGTAAAAAGGGTGGTCACTTTAACACAGATGGACGCCTCAACTATCGAAGTGTTTCTTGAGAATCCTGAGGCTTGGAACAAACTCGCTTATGAGAGCGTCGACGTTATTAAGAGTCGGGATCTTGACGGAGTGAACATAGACATAGAATATATTCCTTCAAACAACCACCTCAAAGATCAATTTTCCCAGTTTGTCCAAATATATTCAGGTATTTTAAATAAAAATCTGGACGATCCTTATATTACCGTTTCCGTACTTGCTTCTTCTGCGAGGTTTAACAGAATTTATGACGTCGGAAAATTGGCTGAAGCGACGGATGGCGTTTTTATGATGGCTTACGATTTCTACTACCCTGGTTCGGAAACAATAGGTCCTTCGGCTCCCCTTTACGGCTACAACGGAGGCAAGGGTCCTTTCTGGTACGACGTTTCGACAGCAGTTGACGATTTTTTGAAAGTCGCGAGCGCCGACAAAATTATCATGGGAGTTCCCTATTATGGTTGGACTTATCCAGCTGCTGCTGAGGCCGCGCCGAAATCGGATAGAAATCTTGGTTTAAAAGCGTTCGCTACAACACTCGAAAAAGCTCAAAACAACAAGCTCCTTTCGACAACACCTATTGGAGGCTGGGACAGTCAAGCGCAAGTTGCCTGGAGAGGTTACTGGGACGACAATGGCTGGCACGTGGTTTACATGGAGGACGAAAAGTCGCTTTCGATCAAATACGATTTTGCCAAAGAGAAAAAGCTTGCGGGCGTCGGTATGTGGGCGCTGGGATTTGACGCGGACAGCGACAATATGTGGTCTGTGCTCGCCGGCAAATTCGATGATGAATTCTTAAGCTCAAACAACACCAATCAATCTTGGATATTTTAA
- a CDS encoding glycosyltransferase family 39 protein: protein MEMFSLAQNYVTRGFWGDEAWTSLISQLPYSQMLKTTAADFHPPGYYTVVGLVYRFFPPTEIATRLISVFFYLLTILVVYKFASEFKGKTFGLLSALVLLVNPIFLTYAFEARNYTMFAFASVSSVYFLNRLSSKFNFVNVIGFVLFSALGLYTHYYMLFVLAAEAFYILLFDRKILIKSVGLFAVVGALFLPWVPFLLSQVTSVGESYWIGGIDERTHFEAVLRILAGEHFNPFQMILFAVSTALIVLGLVQHIRRRSFEKPYALIWLWAVMPLILASLPGLKVGEFRLPFRPIFFWRYLIPAAVPFSMIIVHSAQKFPGPFYKLSITAVIVLSLAIDYLTLSRYPLTFKQIYAQEVVPQIQQGDKIVTVLPSFAEVLYYRNRNGLTNELVVLSVGLVQFSGKSLLDAYVANGVVKIQENVEEPYFYLSPGPKIEVRR, encoded by the coding sequence ATGGAAATGTTTTCCCTTGCCCAAAACTACGTAACTCGAGGTTTTTGGGGAGACGAGGCGTGGACTTCTTTAATTTCTCAACTCCCGTACTCGCAAATGCTTAAAACTACGGCTGCGGATTTTCATCCTCCGGGTTACTATACGGTTGTCGGCCTCGTTTATAGGTTTTTTCCTCCTACCGAAATCGCCACAAGGCTCATTTCCGTCTTTTTTTATCTTCTGACAATTTTGGTCGTTTACAAGTTTGCCAGTGAATTTAAGGGTAAAACATTCGGACTACTGTCTGCTCTTGTTCTTCTTGTTAACCCCATATTTTTAACTTACGCGTTTGAAGCGCGCAACTATACGATGTTTGCTTTTGCCTCGGTTTCTTCTGTTTACTTTTTGAACCGGCTTTCTTCAAAATTTAATTTTGTTAACGTAATCGGCTTCGTATTATTTTCGGCTCTGGGCTTGTACACGCATTATTACATGCTTTTTGTACTTGCGGCAGAAGCGTTTTATATTCTTCTTTTTGACCGCAAAATTTTAATTAAGTCTGTAGGCCTTTTTGCCGTCGTCGGCGCTTTGTTTTTACCTTGGGTACCTTTCTTGCTTTCGCAGGTTACTTCGGTCGGAGAGAGTTATTGGATTGGAGGAATCGACGAGAGGACGCACTTTGAAGCGGTTTTGAGGATACTTGCCGGAGAACATTTTAATCCATTTCAGATGATTTTATTTGCTGTTTCGACGGCGCTTATTGTGCTTGGCCTTGTGCAGCACATAAGACGCAGGTCTTTTGAAAAGCCGTACGCCTTAATCTGGCTTTGGGCAGTTATGCCGCTAATTCTGGCTTCACTGCCGGGACTTAAGGTCGGCGAATTTCGGCTGCCATTCAGACCCATTTTTTTCTGGCGCTATTTGATACCTGCGGCGGTTCCTTTTTCGATGATCATCGTACACAGCGCCCAGAAATTTCCCGGGCCTTTTTATAAGCTATCGATTACTGCGGTGATCGTTTTGAGCCTGGCGATAGATTACCTGACATTAAGTCGTTATCCTCTTACGTTCAAACAAATTTATGCTCAAGAGGTTGTCCCGCAAATTCAACAGGGCGACAAGATAGTAACGGTTCTTCCTTCTTTTGCAGAAGTTTTGTATTACAGAAACAGGAATGGTCTCACTAATGAACTTGTTGTGCTTTCCGTGGGTCTTGTACAATTTTCCGGCAAAAGTTTGCTAGATGCATACGTTGCAAATGGGGTTGTTAAAATTCAAGAAAATGTAGAGGAGCCTTATTTTTATCTTTCGCCAGGACCAAAAATTGAAGTTCGGAGGTAA
- a CDS encoding glycosyltransferase family 39 protein, whose protein sequence is MKKVFADFRRHHIIFLLILGAIFLFRLPSLFEPFWYGDEGIFAAVGRNLNFGGTLYQTAWDNKPPMIYLTYAAIFKTFGVSMFWLRLVTLVVALVTAAAIYEIAQKVLGEKRALLATGIFGVLSSLRIIEGNLALTEIFMILPISLAFLVAIKRNFDYLSLFAAGLLFALGSLYKQVGALEAAALGIFLFVYTKRFLEFVKKGFVLTLGFLVPYLFFILYFAQKNLVGEYIFAAYTYYQIYLNESPQYQIFINILKFMPIVASIAFAIYQKKKGQVSLLNLFFLWGAFSFLGSFFSGRTYGHYLVQGVPALSLLLASIPRKIDFRRSFVVFLVFFALPLLLLFKFLFADYGVVELRTQVKYWKNFFSFASDGRTLSQYNDSYDSNVNKIMALDNFIRSREARGKTVYVWGDIAWLYAISDLNNPSRYVTSFHVFGVPGGREEVINNLRENPPVYIILAPSSIGYFDELEKLLATSYTHTSTVEDSRIFQRKD, encoded by the coding sequence ATGAAAAAAGTATTCGCTGACTTTAGACGCCACCATATTATTTTTCTTTTAATTCTCGGTGCTATTTTTCTGTTTAGGCTCCCTTCTCTGTTTGAACCTTTTTGGTATGGAGATGAGGGAATTTTTGCGGCAGTTGGGCGAAACTTAAATTTTGGTGGGACTTTGTACCAAACTGCCTGGGACAATAAACCCCCAATGATTTATTTGACTTATGCTGCGATTTTTAAAACGTTTGGTGTCTCGATGTTTTGGTTAAGGTTGGTTACCCTAGTTGTCGCACTTGTTACAGCTGCTGCGATTTACGAAATTGCGCAGAAAGTACTGGGAGAAAAAAGGGCACTTTTGGCGACTGGGATTTTTGGGGTTTTGTCGTCTCTGCGGATCATTGAGGGCAACTTGGCTCTAACAGAAATTTTTATGATTCTGCCGATTTCTCTTGCATTTTTGGTTGCCATCAAGAGAAATTTTGATTATCTTTCTCTTTTTGCTGCAGGTCTACTTTTTGCACTAGGTTCTCTTTACAAGCAAGTCGGGGCACTAGAAGCTGCAGCCCTTGGTATTTTCTTGTTCGTCTACACAAAAAGGTTTTTAGAGTTTGTTAAAAAGGGTTTTGTGCTGACACTGGGTTTTCTAGTCCCATATCTTTTCTTTATTCTTTACTTTGCTCAAAAAAATCTTGTGGGGGAATATATTTTTGCGGCTTACACTTATTACCAAATTTACCTTAACGAAAGCCCACAGTATCAGATTTTTATAAATATTTTGAAGTTTATGCCAATTGTTGCAAGCATTGCTTTTGCAATTTATCAAAAGAAAAAAGGGCAGGTAAGTCTTTTAAATCTTTTTTTCCTCTGGGGTGCTTTTTCGTTTCTTGGTAGCTTTTTTTCGGGCCGAACTTATGGTCACTATTTGGTCCAGGGAGTCCCTGCGCTTTCACTTCTTCTTGCGTCCATTCCAAGAAAAATAGACTTCAGACGGAGCTTTGTTGTTTTTCTTGTTTTTTTCGCACTTCCCTTACTTTTGCTTTTTAAATTTCTTTTTGCCGACTACGGTGTAGTGGAACTGAGGACGCAGGTTAAATACTGGAAGAACTTTTTTAGTTTTGCTTCGGACGGTAGAACTTTAAGCCAATACAACGATTCGTACGATTCTAACGTTAACAAGATAATGGCGCTTGATAATTTCATAAGGAGCCGGGAAGCGAGAGGTAAAACTGTGTATGTGTGGGGGGACATTGCTTGGCTTTATGCAATTTCTGATCTTAACAACCCCTCGAGATACGTTACATCCTTCCATGTTTTTGGCGTACCAGGCGGACGGGAAGAAGTAATAAATAATTTGCGCGAAAACCCCCCTGTTTACATAATCCTCGCACCCAGCTCGATCGGTTATTTTGACGAACTTGAGAAGTTACTTGCAACTTCGTATACTCATACCTCAACTGTTGAAGATTCACGAATTTTTCAAAGAAAGGATTAA
- a CDS encoding undecaprenyl/decaprenyl-phosphate alpha-N-acetylglucosaminyl 1-phosphate transferase: MTFTLTFLAAFLVSLILTPITIVLAKKFKFVDDPKLRKHPALIHKVVTARAGGVPIFLAFLLVSILLVEPSKKLAGILLGGWILVLVGLIDDKAELPSIVRLLFQFLAALVVVASGVGIAFIPNPVSALLGQGYDVIRLDTIRLSFEFFGNHSLLLLADLFALFWIVWVINMVNFSSGVDGQMPGIVIVTLMVIFVASLRFYPHDPSQTVVSQLALIGAGSALGFLIFNFYPAKIFPGDSGSYFLGFLVAVVAILSGAKVGTAILVMAIPLIDGVFTIIRRLVSGKSPFLGDRKHLHHRLIELGWSQRRVALFYWFLCAILGAAALQLASIEKLFAAVVVAVIVLGGLVWLNMNLPQKARR; this comes from the coding sequence ATGACGTTCACGCTGACATTTTTAGCTGCCTTTTTAGTTTCTTTAATCTTAACCCCAATTACAATTGTGCTCGCTAAAAAATTTAAATTCGTTGATGACCCGAAGCTTAGAAAGCATCCGGCTCTTATTCATAAAGTTGTAACCGCAAGAGCTGGTGGTGTGCCAATTTTTCTTGCTTTTTTGTTGGTGAGCATTCTTTTAGTTGAACCGAGTAAAAAATTAGCGGGGATCCTGCTTGGAGGTTGGATTCTTGTTTTGGTCGGTTTAATTGACGATAAAGCGGAATTGCCGAGTATCGTAAGACTTCTTTTCCAATTTCTAGCAGCGCTGGTTGTTGTTGCCAGCGGTGTCGGTATCGCTTTTATCCCAAACCCGGTTTCAGCGCTACTCGGTCAGGGTTACGATGTTATTAGACTCGATACTATTCGTTTGTCTTTTGAGTTTTTTGGTAATCATTCACTTTTATTGCTCGCTGATCTTTTTGCGCTTTTTTGGATCGTTTGGGTAATCAACATGGTTAATTTTTCGAGTGGCGTCGATGGACAAATGCCGGGAATAGTAATTGTTACTCTAATGGTAATTTTTGTCGCGTCACTCCGATTTTATCCTCATGATCCGAGCCAGACCGTTGTGAGTCAACTGGCTTTAATTGGAGCTGGATCAGCGCTTGGATTTTTAATTTTTAATTTTTATCCTGCAAAAATTTTCCCCGGCGATTCCGGCTCTTATTTTCTGGGGTTTTTAGTCGCGGTCGTTGCAATCCTTTCGGGAGCAAAAGTGGGGACTGCGATTTTAGTAATGGCCATCCCGCTTATTGACGGTGTATTTACTATTATAAGAAGATTAGTAAGTGGTAAGTCTCCTTTTCTTGGAGACAGGAAACATTTACACCACAGGTTGATAGAGTTGGGTTGGTCGCAGAGAAGAGTAGCATTGTTTTATTGGTTTCTGTGTGCTATTTTAGGTGCGGCTGCATTGCAACTTGCCTCTATTGAAAAACTTTTTGCAGCAGTAGTTGTCGCTGTTATTGTCTTAGGAGGACTAGTTTGGCTAAATATGAATTTACCACAAAAGGCCCGCAGATAA
- a CDS encoding UbiA prenyltransferase family protein has protein sequence MAKYEFTTKGPQIIWLPFWIFVSARPRQWLKNLALFAPLVFEGVFFDPIKFWLVVLGFFIFSLATSSIYIINDVIDVEKDRAHPFKRKRPIAAGRIHPNVALIIAILGLALAIFVSSRFSPFFTLALSAYAILQILYSLFLRSIILIDVMAIASGFLLRVFAGAVLIDAHVTVWFILTVASLALFLAIGKRRSERTLLMGSEEKSLATRSILLHYPESLLDSLTVMFATATWFSYTMFTFLQPPPGSGAQVLVLFGDYLPRTFLASKWLMVTVPFVIYGVMRYMYVIHEKKEGESPERVLLSDIPLLSTVLFWIVIVFFVIYGGEFLPQKLIQYLQ, from the coding sequence TTGGCTAAATATGAATTTACCACAAAAGGCCCGCAGATAATCTGGTTGCCCTTTTGGATTTTTGTTAGCGCACGCCCGCGTCAATGGCTTAAAAATTTAGCACTTTTTGCTCCACTTGTTTTTGAAGGCGTTTTTTTTGACCCCATTAAATTTTGGCTCGTCGTTTTAGGCTTTTTTATTTTTTCGCTTGCAACTTCTTCCATATATATAATCAACGATGTAATTGACGTCGAAAAAGACAGGGCTCATCCATTTAAGAGGAAACGCCCAATTGCAGCCGGAAGGATACATCCTAACGTTGCTCTTATTATTGCGATTTTGGGACTTGCGCTGGCGATATTTGTTTCGAGCCGTTTTTCGCCATTTTTTACTTTGGCGCTTTCCGCCTACGCAATTTTGCAGATACTTTACTCGCTATTTTTAAGGTCGATTATTCTAATCGACGTTATGGCGATTGCGTCGGGATTTTTGCTAAGAGTTTTCGCCGGAGCGGTTTTGATCGACGCGCACGTTACTGTTTGGTTTATTTTGACGGTTGCAAGTCTGGCGCTATTTTTGGCTATCGGAAAAAGAAGGTCGGAACGGACTCTTTTGATGGGTTCGGAGGAGAAGTCGCTTGCGACAAGATCTATTCTTCTTCATTATCCCGAGTCACTTCTGGATTCGTTGACAGTAATGTTTGCAACGGCTACGTGGTTTTCTTATACGATGTTTACTTTTTTGCAGCCGCCGCCAGGTTCCGGCGCACAGGTTTTGGTGTTGTTTGGAGATTATCTGCCTAGGACGTTTTTGGCTTCTAAATGGCTGATGGTGACTGTGCCTTTTGTTATTTATGGGGTAATGAGATACATGTACGTCATTCACGAAAAAAAAGAAGGGGAATCACCGGAGCGAGTATTATTGTCTGATATTCCTTTACTTTCGACAGTGCTGTTCTGGATCGTAATCGTCTTTTTTGTAATCTACGGCGGAGAATTCTTACCTCAAAAGTTAATTCAGTATTTGCAGTAA